Part of the Equus caballus isolate H_3958 breed thoroughbred chromosome 18, TB-T2T, whole genome shotgun sequence genome is shown below.
GAGACTAAGCAGCTGGCCCGATGTCGCGAGCTGGGATTTGAAGGGTTCTAGCTCGTTCCAAAGTCCCTAGAGGAGGGCACTGAGGTTGGGACAGTGAAAGGAAAGGGACGCTGGATAACTTTTTATCCTCACCTACCCCCTTGGCAGGGAGCTGGCGCGTCGAGTTGGGGCATATAGTCTTTGGAGTGCAGAGGACGGACTAGGGTGCGGTGGAGACTGAAAATAAGGGGTGGATGCTCACAggaatttcctcatctgcaggaAGAATTCCCAGCCTACCGCTGTCTGCCTCGGTCTGGCGGGGACCAGGAAGCTGGAGGTGGCAGGAGTCACACGGGCACAATCGCTCCAGGGGAAAAGCAACAGAGGGCGCAGCTGATCGGACGTGCCCTCACGGCTGCCCACAAACGCTGCCCCTGCAAGCCCCCTTCAGCCCCGTGGTTGAGCGgggccagctccagctccagcactAGCGTGCTAGTGGGGAAACCCCTTCCCCCGGCGAACGAGGCACCCACGTAGCGAGCCCTTCGCGTGCTGCGCCAAGTGCAGGTGACGAGCCACTCCGTGGGCACTTCGGGAGAGCAGATGGCAAACTCCCCGTGCGCTCCAGCTGCGCTGGCGGCCAACCTTCTCGCGCGCGCCCCCAGTGTGCCAGCTTCTGCCGCCAACTCTCCCCTTCTCCAAGCTTTGTCCTCCATCACAGAGCCCCTTCCCCAAGCCCCCGTTCCGCCGCCCGCCCCTCACCTGCACGGTGGCCGGCAATGGCAGCACAGCCCTGCGGTGGCGGCCGAAGCGAAACTTGGCCGCCTTGTAGATCTTCCAGTAGACAAATAGCACCACGCCAAGCGGCAGGCAGAAGGCGCCGCAGGTGGAGAAGACGACCTAGGAGGGTTCCTGGCTCACCTGGCAGCGCTGGAGCTGAGCGTCGTACGCCTCACCCCAGCCAAAGAGCAGCGGCGCGAGGGCGATGAGCGCCGAGAGCGCCCAGGTGAGCGCGATCATGAGCGCGGAGGCGCGGCGGCGGGTGCGCAGAGGGTACTGCAGGTGGCGCGTGATGGTCCAGTAGCGGTCCAGGGCGATGGCCGCCACGTTCCAGATGCTGGCGGTGCAGCACAGCACGTCGAAGGAGATCCACACGTGGCACAGGCTCCTGCCCAGCCACCAACGTCGTCCGGCCCACAGCTCGCTCACCAGGCTCAGTGGCATCACTAGCGCTGCCACTAGCACGTCTGACACGGCCGTCGAGGCCACCAAGTTATGTGGCACACGATAGAAGGCGCGGACGCGCAGGATGGTGGGCAGAACCAGCAGGTTCCACAGGAAAGTGGCCGCGATCAGCAGCACCAGCAGCGTCACCACCAGCACCGTGAAGACTGAGAAGTGCGGCTCTCGGCCGGGCAGGGCGGCGCCGCCTGGGGTCGACCTGACGACCGCGCCGGGGCTTGGCTGCTGTTGGAGGCCTCGGGTCCCGAGGGAAGGGCGACGCCGGTGGCGGCCGCCGAGAGGTTCGCTGCTTCCATGGCTCGCGGCGCGCCGGCTCCCAGGTAGGGACCGCACGCGCAGCCCCAGGGCTCGGCAAGGACGGGGTGGGTGGCCTCGTGGGAGGGGGCACGGCGTGCCCGGGGAGGGCTTAGAGGGGTTCAGGTCGCCCTACCCTGGTCCTCCCTTGGGCCTTAGTTCCCCTTTGGCGCCTCTCCCTGGCGCCTGCGTGGACTTCTTTTCCAGTGGAGAAAAACAGAGTGGGACCCCTCACGAGTCCAGCTCCGCTCGGCGCGCCAGTGCCACCCACCTCTCCTCGCCATCCCCAGAGCAACCGGCTGTCATGGCGCTGGGAATCCGAGAGCGCAGCCCAGAGTCCGCGCAGGGCCGGGCTTGGAGAGCtgcccccctcccacctccagcccggCGGCGGGGTGGGCGGTGGTGGTCTGGAGAACCTGCGGGTGGCAGCCCGCCCTGCGCGCGTTCGGGCGTCTTCCCCGCCTCCGCCGTGCTCTCGGAGA
Proteins encoded:
- the LOC100050087 gene encoding LOW QUALITY PROTEIN: 5-hydroxytryptamine receptor 5B-like (The sequence of the model RefSeq protein was modified relative to this genomic sequence to represent the inferred CDS: inserted 1 base in 1 codon; substituted 1 base at 1 genomic stop codon); this translates as MEAANLSAAATGVALPSGPEASNSSQAPARSSGXTPGGAALPGREPHFSVFTVLVVTLLVLLIAATFLWNLLVLPTILRVRAFYRVPHNLVASTAVSDVLVAALVMPLSLVSELWAGRRWWLGRSLCHVWISFDVLCCTASIWNVAAIALDRYWTITRHLQYPLRTRRRASALMIALTWALSALIALAPLLFGWGEAYDAQLQRCQVSQEPSXVVFSTCGAFCLPLGVVLFVYWKIYKAAKFRFGRHRRAVLPLPATVQVKEAPHVAEMVFKARSSTLTFQESGDSWQEWKEKRAAMMVGILIGVFVLCWSPFFLTELISPLCACSLPPIWKSIFLWLGYSNSFFNPLIYTAFNKNYSNAFKSLFTKRR